Proteins from a single region of Oncorhynchus keta strain PuntledgeMale-10-30-2019 chromosome 20, Oket_V2, whole genome shotgun sequence:
- the LOC118399396 gene encoding ras-related and estrogen-regulated growth inhibitor-like protein: MVVQVNQPTRHYNKTMEGSQQKVEANVLLLGAESVGKSALTVRFLTRRFIGEYGDIESIYSHTDRIEGREISFNIWDSLCPQNGEVEGHISDRQLQWADGFILVYSICDRASFNVVRQQVQRIQQAKSKFPGAHPIIIVGNKRDLQHRRTVSSEEGRLLALSTDCGFFEISVAETYHEVQLVFHELLDLIREARALKKGAAGIKGIVRSMSAVFGRKRTE; this comes from the exons ATGGTTGTCCAAGTAAACCAGCCAACTCGCCACTACAACAAAACGATGGAAGGAAGTCAGCAAAAGGTGGAGGCTAATGTCTTACTACTTGGAGCTGAAAGCGTCGGTAAATCTG CTCTCACGGTGCGGTTTCTCACTAGAAGGTTTATCGGCGAATACGGCGATATTG AATCCATCTACAGTCACACTGACCGAATAGAAGGACGGGAGATCAGCTTTAATATCTGGGATTCGCTTTGCCCCCAG AATGGTGAGGTCGAGGGACACATCAGCGACAGACAACTCCAGTGGGCGGACGGTTTCATTCTTGTTTATAGCATATGTGACCGTgccagcttcaatgtggtgcggCAACAGGTGCAGCGCATCCAGCAAGCCAAAAGCAAGTTCCCCGGAGCCCATCCCATTATTATCGTGGGCAATAAACGTGACCTCCAGCATCGCCGCACTGTCTCCAGCGAGGAAGGACGCCTCCTCGCTCTTTCCACGGACTGTGGCTTCTTTGAGATCTCTGTAGCGGAGACATACCACGAGGTACAACTGGTATTTCACGAACTGCTCGACCTTATCCGAGAGGCGAGGGCGCTCAAGAAGGGGGCAGCTGGGATCAAGGGTATTGTGAGAAGCATGTCCGCAGTTTTCGGAAGGAAGAGGACTGAGTAG